One region of Quercus lobata isolate SW786 chromosome 2, ValleyOak3.0 Primary Assembly, whole genome shotgun sequence genomic DNA includes:
- the LOC115961342 gene encoding cytochrome P450 94A2-like, translating to MLLQLQFLPLILIPLLSVFFFFNSNSRVPKSYPLVGSFFALLANRDRLLPWLTGIIQDLPSNTFVLRQSFATGHVTSGNAAVVQLILMTNFNNYGKGEDSRRTVYDLLGEGIFNVDGESWKFQRQIAMQEFNTKSLRKFVETVVHTEVSQRLIPTLTSAAEHGTVLDFQDILQRFTFDNICNIAFGFDPAYLLPSLPQTKLYLAFENGIKCSSERGNTLFPGVWKIKKLLNIGSEKRLKIAISEMRGFAMTIIKEKKQELREKESLDSVDLLSRLLNSGHLDENFVIDFVISFILAGRDTSSAALTWFFWVLSKNPKIESEILKEIEEKSEGPVYDEVKDMVYTHASLCESMRLYPPVALDAKEAVNDDLLPDGTVVKKGMKVSYFPYAMGRLEKLWGSDWAEFKPERWLQKEEENSKSSWRFVGRDSYTYPVFQAGPRICLGKEMAFLQMKSVVAGVLRRFKVVPAFEQGVQEPEYDSFLSKMKGGFPVKIEERERHHLHYEN from the coding sequence ATGTTACTGCAACTTCAATTCCTACCGCTCATCCTAATTCCTTTACTCtcagtcttcttcttcttcaattccAATTCCAGAGTCCCCAAATCGTACCCTCTAGTGGGTTCATTCTTCGCCCTCCTCGCCAATCGAGACCGCCTACTCCCATGGCTAACAGGTATCATCCAAGACTTACCCTCCAACACCTTCGTTCTCCGCCAATCCTTCGCCACCGGCCACGTCACCTCCGGCAACGCCGCCGTGGTCCAACTCATCCTCATGACCAACTTCAATAACTACGGAAAAGGCGAAGATTCCCGTCGAACTGTCTACGACCTTCTTGGCGAAGGCATCTTCAACGTCGACGGTGAGTCCTGGAAGTTCCAAAGACAAATCGCCATGCAAGAATTCAACACCAAATCCCTCCGAAAGTTCGTTGAAACCGTTGTCCACACCGAGGTCTCTCAACGCCTCATCCCCACCCTCACCTCAGCTGCCGAACATGGAACTGTCCTAGATTTCCAAGACATTCTTCAAAGGTTTACTTTTGATAATATCTGTAATATCGCTTTCGGGTTCGACCCGGCCTACTTGTTGCCCTCTCTTCCACAGACCAAGCTCTACTTAGCCTTTGAAAACGGTATTAAGTGTAGTAGCGAGAGGGGGAATACGTTATTCCCAGGCGTTTGGAAAATCAAGAAGTTGTTGAATATTGGGTCTGAAAAGCGTCTCAAAATCGCAATCTCAGAAATGCGAGGGTTCGCCATGaccataataaaagaaaaaaagcaggagctgagagagaaagagagcctCGATTCCGTGGACCTGTTGTCAAGGTTATTGAACTCCGGTCATTTAGACGAGAACTTCGTGATCGATTTTGTGATCAGCTTTATACTTGCTGGGCGTGACACTTCGTCGGCGGCTTTAACATGGTTTTTTTGGGTTCTAtcgaaaaacccaaaaatagaaTCCGAGATTCTTAAGGAAATCGAAGAAAAATCGGAAGGGCCTGTTTATGATGAGGTGAAAGATATGGTGTACACACACGCTTCTCTATGTGAAAGCATGCGGCTGTACCCGCCAGTCGCGTTGGACGCGAAGGAGGCAGTGAACGACGACTTATTGCCGGACGGGACAGTGGTAAAGAAGGGGATGAAAGTATCGTACTTTCCATATGCTATGGGGAGGTTGGAGAAGCTGTGGGGATCGGACTGGGCAGAGTTCAAGCCCGAGAGGTGGCTGCAGAAGGAGGAAGAGAATTCGAAATCATCATGGAGGTTCGTGGGGAGAGACTCGTACACTTACCCAGTGTTCCAGGCAGGTCCTAGAATTTGTTTGGGGAAGGAGATGGCTTTCTTGCAGATGAAGAGTGTGGTAGCTGGGGTTTTAAGGAGGTTTAAAGTAGTGCCAGCTTTTGAGCAAGGTGTACAGGAACCAGAGTATGATTCATTTTTATCCAAGATGAAAGGTGGGTTTCCGGTGAAAATTGAGGAGAGGGAGAGGCATCATCTTCATTATGAGAATTGA